The following are from one region of the Hymenobacter sp. YIM 151858-1 genome:
- a CDS encoding fumarate reductase/succinate dehydrogenase flavoprotein subunit: MKLESKIPEGPLAEKWEKHKFNVKLVNPANKRKYDVIVVGTGLAGASAAASLAELGYNVKAFSFHDSPRRAHSIAAQGGINAAKNYQNDGDSVYRLFYDTVKGGDYRAREANVYRLAQVSVNIIDQCVAQGVPFAREYGGLLANRSFGGAQVSRTFYARGQTGQQLLLGAYSALSRQIAYGKVKMYTRTEMLDLVVVDGQARGIVTRNLITGEIQTHAAHAVLLCTGGYGNVFYLSTNAKYSNATAAWRAHKKGAYFANPCFTQIHPTCIPVSGDYQSKLTLMSESLRNDGRVWVPKTKETAERLRAGQINVNDIAEEDRDYFLERKYPAFGNLVPRDVASRNAKMMCDEGRGVGQSGLAVFLDFADAIKRNGADWVSQKYGNLFAMYEKITGEDPYQQPMRIYPAVHYTMGGLWVDYNLQTTVPGLYALGECNFSDHGANRLGASALMQGLADGYFVIPYTLGDYLAQTAPKPVTTEHAAFQQAETEVRERIAKFMSINGNRTPTEFHKALGHIMWEYCGMARTAEGLRFAKQAIQQLRKEFWSDLKVVGVNEELNQTLEAAGRVADFLELGELMVDDALNRNESCGGHFREEYQTPEGEALRDDDNFAYVAAWEYQGDNVPEALHKEELSFENVKLTQRSYK, from the coding sequence ATGAAACTGGAGTCGAAGATTCCCGAAGGCCCCTTGGCCGAAAAATGGGAAAAGCACAAGTTCAACGTTAAGCTCGTAAACCCCGCCAACAAGCGGAAGTACGACGTAATCGTGGTGGGCACCGGCTTGGCCGGCGCTTCGGCCGCCGCCTCGCTGGCCGAGCTGGGCTACAACGTAAAGGCCTTCTCCTTCCACGATTCGCCCCGCCGCGCGCACTCTATTGCTGCGCAGGGCGGCATCAACGCTGCTAAAAACTACCAGAACGACGGTGACTCGGTGTACCGCCTGTTCTATGATACAGTAAAAGGTGGCGACTACCGCGCCCGCGAAGCCAACGTGTACCGTTTGGCGCAGGTATCGGTAAACATCATCGACCAGTGCGTGGCGCAAGGTGTTCCCTTCGCCCGCGAATACGGCGGCTTGCTGGCCAACCGCTCGTTTGGTGGCGCGCAGGTAAGCCGCACGTTCTACGCCCGCGGCCAAACAGGCCAGCAGCTGCTGCTAGGTGCCTACTCGGCCCTGTCGCGCCAGATTGCTTACGGCAAGGTGAAGATGTACACCCGCACCGAGATGCTCGATCTGGTGGTGGTTGACGGCCAGGCCCGCGGCATCGTAACGCGGAACCTGATTACCGGCGAAATCCAGACGCACGCGGCCCACGCCGTGCTGCTGTGCACCGGTGGCTACGGTAACGTGTTCTACCTGAGCACCAACGCCAAGTATTCGAACGCTACCGCCGCCTGGCGCGCGCACAAAAAGGGAGCTTACTTTGCCAACCCCTGCTTCACGCAGATTCACCCCACCTGTATCCCGGTATCGGGCGACTACCAGTCGAAACTGACGCTGATGTCGGAGTCGCTGCGTAACGACGGCCGTGTGTGGGTGCCTAAAACCAAGGAAACGGCCGAGCGCCTGCGCGCTGGCCAGATCAACGTAAACGACATTGCCGAAGAGGACCGCGACTACTTCCTGGAGCGCAAATACCCGGCCTTCGGTAACCTGGTGCCCCGCGACGTAGCCTCGCGCAACGCCAAGATGATGTGCGACGAGGGCCGTGGCGTAGGCCAGTCGGGCCTCGCAGTTTTCCTCGATTTCGCCGACGCCATCAAGCGCAACGGCGCCGATTGGGTAAGCCAGAAGTACGGCAACCTGTTTGCCATGTACGAGAAGATTACCGGCGAAGACCCTTACCAGCAGCCGATGCGCATTTACCCGGCGGTGCACTACACCATGGGCGGCCTGTGGGTTGATTACAACCTGCAAACCACCGTGCCGGGTCTGTACGCTTTGGGCGAGTGCAACTTCTCCGACCACGGCGCCAACCGCCTGGGTGCTTCGGCACTGATGCAGGGCCTTGCTGATGGCTACTTTGTAATTCCCTACACCCTGGGTGATTACCTGGCCCAAACGGCACCCAAGCCCGTAACCACGGAGCACGCCGCCTTCCAGCAGGCCGAAACCGAGGTGCGCGAGCGGATTGCCAAGTTCATGAGCATCAACGGCAACCGCACGCCCACCGAGTTCCACAAGGCCCTAGGTCATATCATGTGGGAGTACTGCGGCATGGCCCGCACGGCCGAGGGCCTGCGCTTTGCCAAGCAGGCAATTCAGCAGCTGCGCAAGGAGTTCTGGAGCGATTTGAAAGTGGTTGGTGTTAACGAAGAGCTGAACCAGACACTGGAAGCCGCCGGCCGCGTGGCCGACTTCCTGGAGCTGGGTGAGCTGATGGTTGACGACGCCCTGAACCGCAACGAAAGCTGCGGTGGCCACTTCCGCGAGGAGTACCAGACGCCCGAAGGCGAAGCCCTTCGCGACGACGACAACTTCGCCTACGTGGCCGCTTGGGAATACCAAGGCGACAACGTGCCCGAAGCGCTCCACAAAGAGGAGCTTAGCTTCGAGAATGTGAAGCTTACGCAGCGTAGCTACAAGTAA
- a CDS encoding succinate dehydrogenase/fumarate reductase iron-sulfur subunit, with amino-acid sequence MNLTLRVWRQRNRNTDGNLVDYQVRDISPEMSFLEMLDVLNEDLLHKGEEPVAFDHDCREGICGSCNLFINGRAHGPEPGTTTCQLHMRKFSDGDTIVIEPWRAAAFPVNKDLSVDRSAFDRIIQAGGYVSVNTGGVPDANEIPIPKNIADRAFDAATCIGCGACVAACKNASAMLFVSAKVSQLALLPQGQVERKTRVENMVAQMDKEGFGACSNIGSCAAECPVGISLENIAILNREFLAAKATSNNLA; translated from the coding sequence ATGAACCTCACCCTGCGCGTGTGGCGGCAGCGCAACCGCAACACCGACGGGAACTTGGTTGACTACCAGGTGCGCGACATTTCGCCCGAAATGTCGTTCCTGGAAATGCTTGACGTGCTCAACGAGGACCTCCTCCACAAAGGCGAGGAGCCCGTTGCCTTCGACCACGACTGCCGCGAGGGTATTTGCGGTTCGTGCAACCTGTTCATCAACGGCCGTGCCCACGGTCCCGAGCCCGGCACGACTACCTGCCAGCTGCACATGCGCAAGTTCAGCGACGGTGACACCATCGTTATCGAGCCCTGGCGTGCGGCTGCCTTCCCCGTGAACAAAGACCTGAGCGTTGACCGTTCGGCTTTCGACCGCATCATCCAGGCTGGCGGCTACGTGTCGGTAAATACCGGTGGTGTACCCGACGCCAACGAGATTCCGATTCCGAAGAACATTGCCGACCGTGCGTTTGACGCCGCTACCTGCATTGGTTGCGGTGCCTGCGTGGCAGCCTGCAAAAATGCTTCGGCTATGCTGTTCGTATCGGCCAAGGTGTCGCAGCTGGCGCTGCTGCCCCAGGGTCAGGTAGAGCGCAAAACCCGCGTTGAGAACATGGTGGCCCAGATGGACAAGGAAGGCTTCGGTGCTTGCTCGAACATCGGCTCGTGCGCAGCCGAGTGCCCGGTAGGCATCTCGCTCGAAAACATTGCCATCCTGAACCGCGAGTTCCTGGCGGCTAAAGCAACTTCCAATAACCTTGCGTAG
- a CDS encoding NADPH-dependent FMN reductase codes for MITIVAGTNRPRSRARLLSNLYAATLQGLGAEAQLLDLAELPADFISTALYDHAGRNNEFNRLASLASQADKLVFVVPEYNCSYPGVLKAFIDGLPYPGGIRNKKAALVGLSSGAQGGLLALTHLSDVLMYLGTAVLPLRVRLPNIEEHLTREGELKHPLFQDLLRQQAEELIRF; via the coding sequence ATGATTACCATTGTTGCCGGTACCAACCGGCCCCGCTCGCGGGCGCGCCTCCTGAGCAACCTGTACGCGGCCACGCTGCAAGGCCTGGGTGCCGAGGCACAACTGCTCGACCTGGCCGAATTGCCCGCCGATTTTATTTCGACGGCCCTCTACGACCATGCCGGCCGCAACAACGAGTTCAACCGTTTGGCTAGCCTGGCTAGCCAGGCCGATAAGCTGGTGTTTGTGGTGCCCGAATACAATTGCTCGTATCCGGGCGTGCTCAAGGCATTCATCGATGGGCTACCGTACCCAGGCGGTATCCGCAACAAAAAGGCAGCGCTGGTAGGGCTATCATCGGGTGCGCAGGGTGGGCTGCTGGCCCTTACGCACCTAAGCGACGTGCTGATGTACCTGGGCACAGCAGTGTTGCCGTTACGTGTGCGCCTACCCAACATTGAGGAGCACCTGACGCGCGAAGGCGAGCTGAAGCACCCGCTGTTTCAGGACTTGCTGCGCCAGCAAGCCGAGGAGCTTATCCGGTTTTAG
- the ftsZ gene encoding cell division protein FtsZ produces the protein MDFKFDITPQSKSIIKVIGVGGGGSNAVNHMYSQGIKDVEFVICNTDKQALQSSSVPNRLQIGVDLTEGLGAGANPERGKQAAIESREQIRELLSNGTKMVFITAGMGGGTGTGAAPVIAKVAKELGILTVGIVTAPFMFEGRKKRQQAEMGIRDLSDNCDTVLVILNDKLREMYGNLPIRSAFAKADNVLSTAAKSIAEIITVTADVNVDFEDVKTVMKDSGAAVMGSSITEGENRARRAAEEALASPLLNNTDIHGAQKILLSIMSGDQAELEMDELTEITEYIQAKAGQDAEVIFGHGIDGTLGQSIRVTVIATGFAREAHSITIMNSLSREVEPSSKPEPVVVPDPQINLFDKDRHEPIGMRPVVPTPTPVVVPPAPVAATPVAAVEYPAVTPPAVPEQPQARFDLEQSPSPFVPPVVYPAPSAPEPLQVVQHMPAAPAEPLPQAVPARPSLDARAEERRRRLMELSNGLSSDAVKEQMEVPAYLRRQVKLEPVQPSSERNISRFNLSDDNELLGDNRFLHDNVD, from the coding sequence ATGGATTTCAAATTTGATATCACGCCCCAAAGCAAGTCCATCATCAAGGTGATTGGTGTGGGTGGCGGCGGCTCCAATGCCGTCAACCACATGTACTCGCAGGGGATAAAAGATGTAGAGTTCGTTATCTGCAACACTGATAAGCAGGCGTTGCAGAGCTCGTCCGTACCGAACCGCCTGCAAATCGGCGTTGATCTGACGGAAGGCCTAGGTGCCGGCGCCAACCCGGAGCGCGGCAAGCAGGCTGCCATCGAGAGCCGCGAGCAAATTCGGGAGCTGCTGAGCAACGGCACCAAAATGGTGTTTATTACGGCTGGTATGGGCGGTGGCACCGGCACGGGTGCCGCGCCGGTAATTGCCAAGGTGGCCAAAGAGCTGGGTATCCTCACGGTGGGCATCGTAACGGCGCCGTTTATGTTTGAGGGCCGCAAAAAGCGCCAGCAAGCCGAAATGGGTATCCGCGACCTGAGCGATAACTGCGACACGGTGCTCGTTATCCTCAACGATAAGCTGCGCGAGATGTACGGCAACCTGCCCATCCGTTCGGCTTTCGCGAAGGCCGATAACGTGCTGAGCACCGCTGCCAAGTCGATTGCCGAGATTATTACCGTAACGGCCGACGTGAACGTGGACTTTGAAGACGTGAAAACCGTCATGAAGGACTCGGGTGCGGCCGTAATGGGCAGCAGCATCACCGAAGGCGAAAACCGCGCCCGCCGCGCCGCCGAAGAGGCCCTGGCTTCGCCGTTGCTGAACAACACCGATATCCACGGCGCGCAGAAGATTCTGCTCTCCATCATGTCGGGCGACCAGGCCGAACTGGAGATGGACGAACTGACCGAAATCACGGAGTACATCCAGGCCAAAGCCGGCCAGGATGCCGAGGTTATCTTTGGCCACGGCATCGACGGTACGTTGGGTCAGAGCATCCGCGTGACGGTAATTGCCACGGGTTTTGCCCGCGAAGCACACAGCATCACCATCATGAACAGCTTGTCGCGCGAGGTGGAGCCTTCCTCCAAGCCCGAGCCGGTGGTAGTGCCCGATCCGCAGATTAACCTGTTCGACAAGGATCGTCACGAGCCCATCGGCATGCGCCCGGTGGTGCCCACCCCAACTCCGGTAGTGGTGCCGCCCGCGCCGGTAGCCGCTACGCCAGTGGCTGCCGTGGAGTACCCGGCCGTTACGCCGCCCGCAGTTCCCGAGCAGCCCCAGGCCCGTTTCGACCTAGAGCAGTCGCCCTCGCCGTTTGTGCCGCCCGTGGTATACCCCGCACCCTCGGCACCCGAGCCCTTGCAAGTGGTGCAGCATATGCCCGCTGCCCCGGCCGAGCCGCTGCCGCAGGCAGTTCCCGCTCGTCCGTCGTTGGATGCCCGGGCCGAAGAGCGCCGCCGCCGACTAATGGAGCTAAGCAATGGCTTGTCGTCGGATGCAGTGAAGGAGCAAATGGAAGTGCCTGCGTACCTGCGCCGGCAGGTGAAGCTGGAACCGGTGCAGCCTTCGTCGGAGCGTAACATCTCGCGCTTCAACCTTTCCGACGACAACGAACTGCTCGGCGACAACCGCTTCTTGCACGATAACGTGGACTAA
- the ftsA gene encoding cell division protein FtsA yields the protein MQHDKIVVGLDIGTTKICALVGRKNEFGKLEILGMGKAVSEGVVRGIVSNIDKTVDAIKRAIRQAEEQSGINIGIVNVGIAGQHIKSLQHNGSITRASADSEITQEDVMRLTNDMYRLVTPPGSEIIHVMPQDYKVDYEENIMDPVGMSGVRLEGNFHIITAQSTAINNINKCVTKAGLEIDNLILEPLASSMSVLSDEEKEAGVALIDIGGGTTDLAIFKDGIIRHAAVLPFGGNIITSDIKQGCMVMQNQAEQLKVKFGKAIAEEASEYEIVSIPGLRDRAPKEISLKNLAYIIEARMEEILELVYAEIQRTGFEKSLAAGIVLTGGGSQLQNLVQLTEYITGMDTRIGYPNEHLGKSRIEAVKSPMYATTVGLVLGGYRSLDERGSRQQYDEYTMTRPHEAPVRQNTPPAAQPAQAQPQAKQPEQPKQPSKAAGFLRDIITKTKGLLIDDFDDKQY from the coding sequence ATGCAGCACGATAAAATTGTAGTAGGTCTCGACATTGGCACCACCAAAATTTGCGCCTTGGTGGGCCGAAAAAATGAATTCGGCAAACTCGAAATTCTCGGCATGGGCAAAGCCGTGTCGGAAGGTGTGGTGCGTGGTATTGTTTCGAATATTGATAAGACCGTTGATGCAATTAAACGTGCTATTCGGCAGGCCGAAGAGCAATCCGGAATTAACATCGGAATTGTAAACGTAGGCATTGCCGGCCAGCACATTAAGTCGTTGCAACACAACGGCTCCATTACGCGGGCCTCGGCCGATAGCGAGATTACGCAGGAAGATGTGATGCGCCTCACCAACGATATGTACCGTTTGGTGACGCCTCCGGGCTCGGAGATTATCCACGTAATGCCCCAGGATTACAAGGTGGATTACGAGGAGAACATCATGGATCCGGTGGGCATGTCGGGCGTGCGCCTGGAGGGCAACTTCCACATCATCACGGCCCAGAGCACGGCCATCAACAACATCAACAAGTGCGTGACCAAGGCTGGTCTCGAAATCGATAACCTGATTCTGGAACCGCTGGCATCGTCGATGTCGGTGCTGTCGGATGAGGAGAAGGAGGCTGGCGTGGCTCTGATCGATATCGGCGGCGGTACCACCGATCTGGCTATCTTCAAGGATGGTATTATCCGCCATGCGGCCGTGCTGCCGTTTGGGGGCAACATTATCACCTCCGACATCAAGCAAGGCTGCATGGTGATGCAAAACCAGGCCGAGCAGTTGAAGGTGAAGTTCGGCAAAGCCATTGCGGAAGAGGCTTCGGAGTACGAAATCGTGAGCATTCCGGGCCTGCGCGACCGGGCGCCGAAGGAAATCAGCCTGAAGAATCTGGCTTACATCATCGAGGCCCGCATGGAGGAGATTCTGGAGCTGGTGTACGCCGAAATTCAGCGCACCGGCTTCGAGAAAAGCCTGGCGGCTGGCATTGTACTGACGGGTGGTGGCTCGCAGCTGCAAAATCTGGTGCAGCTGACCGAGTACATCACCGGTATGGATACCCGCATTGGTTACCCCAACGAGCACCTGGGCAAATCGCGCATCGAGGCTGTGAAGTCGCCCATGTACGCTACCACGGTGGGCCTGGTGCTGGGCGGCTACCGCTCGCTCGACGAGCGCGGCTCGCGCCAGCAATACGACGAATACACCATGACGCGCCCGCACGAGGCCCCGGTTCGGCAGAATACCCCGCCGGCAGCCCAGCCTGCGCAGGCCCAGCCGCAAGCCAAGCAGCCGGAGCAACCCAAGCAGCCCAGCAAGGCCGCCGGTTTCCTGCGCGACATTATCACGAAGACGAAAGGCCTTCTTATCGACGATTTCGACGACAAACAGTACTAA
- a CDS encoding cell division protein FtsQ/DivIB: MTALTVFASVRQTNRPVGSVIVSIGNEFNNFFISEQQVTALLTRNGNQQLEGAEPQDLDLRALEGRLKTHPFVKDAQVYRDLGGNLHADVRQNRPIARLVHPEADKDLYVDADGQTLPLSMLYSARVVPIARVGGAPLSAQFFQDSTGQRYLQFLRYIDEHPFWRAQVAEVFVSPNGKLTFTQQVGDQRVEFGYPENISEKFAKLMVFYRQIPPALGWDTYHRVNVEFQNQIICE; encoded by the coding sequence ATGACGGCTTTAACGGTATTTGCCTCGGTGCGGCAAACCAACCGCCCCGTGGGTTCGGTAATTGTTTCGATTGGTAACGAGTTCAATAATTTCTTCATAAGCGAACAGCAAGTGACGGCATTGCTCACGCGCAACGGTAATCAGCAGCTGGAAGGCGCCGAGCCACAGGACCTCGACCTGCGTGCGCTGGAAGGCCGTCTGAAAACCCACCCGTTTGTGAAGGATGCTCAGGTGTACCGCGACCTAGGCGGCAACCTGCACGCCGATGTGCGGCAGAACCGCCCGATTGCCCGCTTAGTGCACCCCGAAGCCGACAAAGACCTGTACGTGGATGCCGACGGCCAAACCTTGCCGCTGTCGATGCTTTACTCGGCGCGCGTGGTGCCCATTGCCCGCGTAGGCGGGGCGCCGCTGAGTGCCCAGTTCTTCCAGGATTCTACGGGGCAGCGCTACCTCCAATTCCTGCGCTACATCGACGAGCACCCGTTTTGGCGCGCCCAGGTGGCCGAAGTATTCGTGTCGCCCAACGGCAAGCTGACGTTTACCCAGCAGGTGGGCGACCAGCGTGTAGAATTTGGATATCCTGAGAATATTTCGGAAAAATTCGCGAAACTCATGGTATTTTACCGCCAAATTCCGCCAGCTTTAGGATGGGATACGTACCACCGGGTTAATGTGGAATTCCAGAATCAAATAATTTGCGAATAG
- the murC gene encoding UDP-N-acetylmuramate--L-alanine ligase — MNPVAQFPYVYFLGIGGIGMSALARWFRANGHIVWGYDKTRTPLTEALQREGIHVHYNDDPLSIPTEVRVNPDKTLVILTPAMPKNHQEWAWLRENNFNIQKRSQVLGLLTQGRRTVAVAGTHGKTTTSSMVAHLLHHAHIPAGAFLGGICVNLDSNLLLPPAEAGSEVPVVVEADEYDRSFLTLHPDVAIVTSTDADHLDIYGEQSALVESFRQFVSQIKPGGTLLLNHTADQSLATAVQPGVRVLHYGLTPEQGPDLHTGHIQAQGHKFHFDLLAPGLGDVRVPGLELPVPGYHNVENLLAAAAAASMVGLPWEQLPEAVAAYRGVHRRFEFVLTKGEEHAFIDDYAHHPREIEAFLRSVRALYPGKRIRAIFQPHLYTRTRDFAEGFAQSLSLADEVILLPIYPARELPIEGIESDIIFEKLTNTRKALLSKERLLQVESAYGDEDFEIVTTIGAGDIDQLVPELKKILNNKWYGAEA; from the coding sequence ATGAACCCTGTAGCTCAGTTTCCCTACGTCTACTTCCTAGGTATTGGTGGCATCGGCATGTCGGCGCTGGCGCGCTGGTTCCGGGCCAACGGCCACATTGTGTGGGGCTACGACAAAACCCGTACGCCACTCACCGAAGCGCTGCAGCGCGAGGGCATTCATGTGCACTACAACGACGACCCCCTCAGCATCCCCACCGAAGTACGGGTAAACCCCGATAAAACGTTGGTGATTCTGACGCCGGCTATGCCCAAAAACCACCAGGAATGGGCCTGGCTGCGCGAGAACAACTTCAACATTCAGAAGCGGAGCCAGGTGCTGGGTTTGCTGACCCAGGGCCGCCGCACGGTAGCTGTGGCGGGTACGCACGGCAAAACCACTACGAGCAGCATGGTAGCCCACTTGCTGCACCACGCTCACATTCCCGCTGGCGCTTTCCTAGGTGGTATCTGCGTCAACCTCGATTCGAACCTATTGCTGCCTCCTGCCGAGGCCGGGTCCGAAGTACCTGTGGTGGTAGAAGCCGACGAATACGACCGGTCGTTTCTGACCTTGCACCCCGATGTGGCCATCGTAACGAGCACCGATGCCGACCACCTCGACATTTACGGCGAGCAGTCGGCCTTGGTCGAGTCGTTCCGGCAGTTCGTGAGTCAGATCAAGCCCGGCGGCACGCTGCTGCTCAACCATACGGCCGACCAAAGCCTGGCTACGGCTGTGCAACCCGGCGTGCGTGTGCTGCACTACGGCCTCACGCCCGAGCAAGGCCCCGATTTGCATACCGGCCACATTCAGGCCCAAGGCCACAAGTTTCACTTCGACTTGCTGGCACCTGGCTTAGGGGATGTACGCGTGCCCGGCTTGGAGCTGCCGGTGCCCGGTTACCACAACGTAGAAAACCTGCTGGCTGCTGCCGCCGCGGCCAGCATGGTAGGCTTGCCCTGGGAGCAACTACCCGAAGCCGTGGCTGCGTACCGCGGGGTGCACCGCCGCTTTGAGTTTGTGCTCACGAAAGGGGAGGAGCATGCTTTCATTGATGATTACGCCCACCACCCGCGCGAGATTGAGGCCTTTCTGCGCTCGGTGCGGGCCTTGTACCCGGGCAAGCGCATTCGGGCCATTTTTCAGCCGCACCTTTATACCCGCACCCGCGATTTTGCCGAGGGGTTTGCCCAAAGCCTAAGCCTGGCCGACGAGGTTATTCTGCTGCCTATCTACCCAGCACGCGAGCTGCCCATCGAAGGCATCGAATCAGACATCATCTTCGAGAAGCTTACCAACACCCGCAAAGCCCTGCTCTCGAAGGAGCGCCTGCTGCAGGTAGAAAGTGCCTACGGCGACGAAGATTTTGAAATAGTGACGACCATTGGCGCAGGCGATATCGACCAGCTTGTCCCGGAATTGAAAAAAATTCTGAACAATAAGTGGTATGGCGCTGAAGCGTAA
- the murG gene encoding undecaprenyldiphospho-muramoylpentapeptide beta-N-acetylglucosaminyltransferase: MSNSEFSIPTSESPQTSASCRVIISGGGTGGHIFPAVAIANELRRRRPDADILFVGANGRMEMTRVPEAGYRIVGLDISGLQRRLTPQNLLFPVKVFRAVRKAGKLLERFRPDAVVGVGGYASAPVLLAATSRAIPALIQEQNSYAGLVNKLLARRVDKVCVAYEGMERFFPQERLVLTGNPVRSEIAGGSREEALKFFGLDPARPVLLVVGGSLGARTLNQATAAALPRLREAGVQLLWQTGKLYYPNAEQEAAPFAAAGLHALEFIKRMDLAYAAADVVVSRAGALSVSELCLTGKPCVLVPSPNVAEDHQTKNAQALSSRSAALLVTDAEAPQKLYDVALDLLRDPARQAELRRNILPLARPDATTAIVDELEILIERQRALAAR, translated from the coding sequence ATGTCGAATTCAGAATTCAGCATTCCTACTTCAGAATCGCCGCAGACCTCGGCTTCTTGCCGCGTTATCATCAGCGGCGGGGGCACGGGTGGGCACATTTTTCCGGCCGTAGCCATTGCCAACGAGCTGCGCCGCCGCCGCCCCGATGCCGACATTCTGTTTGTGGGCGCCAACGGGCGCATGGAAATGACGCGCGTGCCCGAAGCCGGCTACCGCATTGTGGGCCTCGATATTTCGGGGCTGCAGCGCCGCCTCACGCCACAAAACCTGCTGTTTCCGGTGAAGGTGTTTCGGGCCGTGCGCAAAGCGGGCAAGCTGCTCGAGCGTTTCCGGCCCGATGCCGTAGTGGGCGTGGGTGGCTACGCCTCGGCGCCGGTGCTGCTGGCCGCCACGTCGCGCGCTATTCCGGCCCTGATTCAGGAGCAAAATTCCTATGCCGGCCTCGTAAACAAGCTGCTGGCGCGCCGCGTCGATAAGGTTTGTGTGGCCTACGAAGGCATGGAGCGCTTCTTTCCGCAGGAGCGGCTGGTGCTTACGGGCAACCCCGTGCGGAGCGAAATTGCCGGCGGCAGCCGTGAGGAGGCCCTAAAGTTCTTTGGCCTCGATCCGGCGCGCCCGGTGCTGCTGGTGGTTGGTGGTAGCCTAGGTGCCCGCACCCTCAACCAAGCCACGGCAGCGGCCCTGCCGCGCCTGCGCGAAGCCGGGGTGCAGCTGCTCTGGCAAACGGGCAAGCTTTACTACCCCAATGCCGAGCAAGAAGCTGCTCCTTTTGCCGCCGCCGGCCTGCACGCGCTGGAGTTCATCAAACGCATGGATCTGGCCTACGCCGCCGCCGATGTAGTCGTCAGCCGGGCCGGTGCGCTGTCGGTTTCGGAGCTTTGCCTCACGGGCAAGCCGTGCGTGCTGGTGCCCTCGCCCAACGTGGCCGAAGACCACCAAACAAAAAATGCGCAGGCATTGTCCTCGCGCTCTGCGGCTTTGCTGGTAACCGATGCCGAGGCCCCGCAAAAGCTCTACGATGTGGCCCTGGATTTGCTGCGCGACCCCGCCCGGCAAGCCGAGCTGCGCCGCAACATCCTGCCCCTTGCCCGCCCCGATGCCACCACGGCTATCGTTGACGAGCTGGAAATCTTAATCGAACGCCAACGCGCCCTAGCAGCCCGATGA
- a CDS encoding FtsW/RodA/SpoVE family cell cycle protein produces MEPIKNWLQRNLKGDPILWAIVLMFSVISILVVYSATGTLAYKKMGGNTEYFLIKHAGLIFVGLFSAWLAHLVDYRHYSRWSLYALLASVPLLLFTYFFGGTTVNDASRWLTIPVINQTFQPSDLAKLALISHLASMLSRRQQYIENFKTTLLPVMIWVGVICGIIVLSNASTALLLFFTCLLLMFIGRVPMKHMLLTVVIVVSLGGVALTAGQRWGTVQKRIESFTDKSKPVPFQLEHSYIAIATGGLTGKGPGKSTERNILPHPYSDFIYAVIIEEYGFAGGIGILFLYLAFLYRGLITVMRSYGAFGGLLSAGLSFSLVLQAMVNMGVAVGLGPITGLPLPMLSMGGTSLIFTGISIGIILSVSRGERELRPMTGEPDDAPRIPKQTAFA; encoded by the coding sequence ATGGAACCCATCAAAAACTGGCTGCAGCGCAACCTAAAGGGCGACCCTATCCTGTGGGCCATTGTGCTGATGTTTTCGGTCATCAGCATTTTGGTGGTGTACTCGGCCACCGGCACGCTGGCTTACAAGAAGATGGGCGGTAACACCGAGTACTTCCTCATCAAACACGCCGGTCTGATTTTCGTCGGGCTGTTTTCGGCGTGGCTGGCGCACCTCGTCGATTACCGGCACTACTCGCGCTGGTCGTTGTACGCGCTGCTGGCCTCGGTACCGCTGCTGCTGTTCACGTATTTCTTCGGGGGTACTACCGTAAACGACGCTTCGCGCTGGCTTACCATTCCGGTCATCAACCAAACGTTTCAGCCTTCCGACTTGGCCAAGCTGGCGCTGATTTCGCACCTAGCCAGCATGTTGTCGCGCCGGCAGCAATACATCGAGAACTTCAAAACCACGCTGCTGCCCGTAATGATCTGGGTAGGGGTTATCTGCGGCATCATCGTGCTGTCGAACGCCTCCACGGCGTTGCTGCTGTTCTTCACCTGCCTGCTGCTGATGTTCATCGGCCGCGTGCCCATGAAGCACATGCTCCTGACGGTGGTGATTGTGGTTTCCCTAGGTGGCGTGGCCCTTACGGCCGGGCAGCGCTGGGGCACGGTGCAAAAGCGCATCGAGTCCTTCACCGACAAGTCGAAGCCGGTGCCGTTTCAGCTCGAGCACAGCTACATCGCCATTGCCACGGGCGGCCTTACCGGCAAAGGCCCTGGCAAAAGCACCGAGCGCAACATCTTGCCGCACCCGTATTCCGACTTCATCTACGCCGTAATTATTGAAGAATACGGCTTTGCCGGGGGCATCGGTATTCTGTTTCTGTACCTGGCCTTTTTGTACCGCGGGCTGATTACCGTGATGCGCAGTTACGGCGCTTTCGGCGGGCTGCTTTCGGCCGGGCTGAGCTTTAGCCTGGTGTTGCAAGCCATGGTGAACATGGGTGTGGCCGTGGGCCTAGGTCCGATTACGGGCTTGCCGCTGCCCATGCTCAGTATGGGTGGTACTTCGCTTATTTTCACCGGTATCAGCATCGGTATTATCTTAAGCGTGAGCCGCGGCGAGCGGGAGCTTCGGCCCATGACCGGGGAACCCGATGATGCGCCCCGGATTCCGAAACAAACCGCTTTTGCTTAA